From Flavipsychrobacter sp., a single genomic window includes:
- the nadA gene encoding quinolinate synthase NadA — protein sequence MENAVENLSSKGFLDLEIDPTLDLFAEIEKLKKEKNAILLAHYYQEPDIQDVADYIGDSLGLAQKAASTNADVIVFAGVHFMAETAKILNPTKKVLLPDLNAGCSLSDSCPPHLFKAFKEKHPDHLVISYINCSAGIKALSDIICTSSNAKLIVESLPEDQKIIFAPDRNLGAYINKTSGRDMVLWNGACMVHEIFSLEKITKLKEKHKDAKLIAHPECEEAVLRIADFIGSTTQLLKYSQEDDCQSFIVATETGILHQMQQLSPGKTFIPAPPDNSCACNDCPHMKLNTLEKLYLAMKYELPEINMDEDLRLAAKKPIDKMLELSASFNL from the coding sequence ATGGAAAACGCCGTCGAAAATTTATCTTCAAAAGGCTTCCTAGATCTCGAAATTGATCCTACCTTAGATTTGTTCGCTGAAATTGAAAAACTAAAAAAGGAAAAGAATGCCATACTACTTGCACACTACTACCAAGAGCCCGATATACAGGACGTGGCAGATTATATCGGAGATAGTTTGGGTCTGGCACAAAAAGCTGCAAGTACCAACGCTGACGTGATAGTCTTTGCTGGTGTGCATTTCATGGCAGAAACTGCCAAGATCCTTAACCCAACAAAGAAAGTTTTGCTACCAGATCTAAATGCTGGATGTTCTTTAAGCGACAGTTGTCCTCCACATTTATTTAAGGCCTTTAAGGAAAAGCATCCCGATCATTTAGTTATTTCTTATATCAATTGCTCGGCTGGTATAAAGGCATTAAGTGATATTATTTGTACTTCATCGAATGCAAAACTTATTGTTGAAAGTCTTCCGGAAGATCAAAAAATAATATTTGCTCCTGATAGGAATTTGGGAGCATATATCAATAAGACAAGTGGGAGAGATATGGTACTGTGGAATGGTGCTTGCATGGTTCACGAAATATTTTCTCTAGAGAAGATCACCAAATTGAAAGAGAAACATAAAGATGCTAAGTTGATAGCTCATCCTGAATGTGAAGAGGCAGTATTAAGAATAGCAGATTTTATAGGATCAACGACACAACTATTAAAGTATAGTCAAGAAGACGATTGCCAAAGTTTTATTGTTGCAACTGAAACAGGAATATTACATCAGATGCAACAGCTATCCCCGGGCAAAACTTTTATACCCGCACCACCAGATAATTCTTGCGCTTGCAACGATTGTCCACATATGAAGCTTAATACTTTAGAAAAATTATATTTAGCTATGAAGTATGAATTGCCAGAAATAAATATGGATGAAGATTTGAGATTGGCAGCAAAAAAGCCAATTGATAAAATGTTGGAGTTAAGTGCAAGCTTTAATCTTTAA
- the typA gene encoding translational GTPase TypA → MKNIRNIAIIAHVDHGKTTLVDKILHTTKVFRDNQETGELIMDSNDLERERGITIFSKNASVTYKDIKINVIDTPGHADFGGEVERVLKMADGVILLVDAFEGPMPQTRFVLQKALQLNLHPIVVINKVDKENCRPEEVHDAVFELFFQLDATEEQLDFTTLYGSSKQGWFNTSLEPTEDIIPLMDTILEKVPEPQIAEGNLQLQITSLDYSSFLGRIAIGKVTRGEIVEGKQVSLCKVDGSIVKSRVKELYVFEGMGKKRVDKVVAGDLCAVVGIEGFTIGETIADAENPEALEIVPIDEPTMNMQFSINNSPFFGKEGKFVTSRHIRDRLTKELEKNLALKVVDTDDADKFLVYGRGIMHLSVLVETMRREGYELTVGQPQVITKEIDGVKCEPYETLVVDVPAEYSGKVIDLVTQRKGEMLIMETKGEMQHLEFEIPARGMIGLRSQMLTGTAGEAVMAHRFNDYKPWKGPIPGRNNGVLISKFTGTVTPYSLDKLQDRGNFFVDPTEEVYGGMIVAENIKPGDLNVNVVENKKLTNHRASGSDDANKIAPKIEMSLEECMEYIQQDECIEVTPQNIRLRKIMLNEEDRKKYQKMLSSQA, encoded by the coding sequence TTGAAAAATATTAGAAACATTGCCATTATTGCACACGTTGACCATGGCAAAACAACACTGGTTGATAAAATACTACACACAACAAAAGTGTTTAGAGACAACCAAGAGACTGGTGAGTTGATAATGGATAGTAATGACCTTGAGCGTGAGCGTGGAATTACTATTTTTAGTAAGAACGCCTCTGTAACTTATAAGGACATTAAGATAAACGTGATCGATACTCCTGGTCACGCCGATTTTGGAGGTGAGGTAGAGCGTGTTTTAAAAATGGCTGATGGTGTAATACTATTAGTGGATGCTTTCGAAGGCCCAATGCCTCAAACAAGATTTGTATTGCAAAAAGCATTACAACTAAACCTACACCCAATAGTTGTTATCAATAAGGTTGATAAGGAAAACTGTCGTCCCGAAGAAGTACACGATGCAGTTTTTGAATTATTCTTCCAGCTAGATGCTACTGAAGAGCAACTTGACTTTACAACACTTTATGGTTCTTCAAAACAAGGTTGGTTTAATACAAGCCTTGAGCCTACAGAAGATATTATCCCATTAATGGATACTATTTTAGAAAAAGTACCTGAGCCACAAATAGCAGAAGGAAATTTACAATTACAAATTACATCACTGGACTATTCTAGTTTCTTAGGTAGAATAGCTATAGGTAAAGTAACAAGAGGAGAAATAGTTGAAGGTAAGCAAGTGAGTCTATGTAAGGTAGATGGTTCTATTGTAAAAAGTAGAGTGAAAGAGCTATATGTGTTTGAAGGAATGGGCAAAAAACGTGTAGATAAAGTAGTTGCCGGTGATCTTTGTGCTGTTGTAGGTATCGAAGGCTTTACTATAGGTGAAACTATTGCAGATGCTGAAAATCCTGAGGCATTAGAAATAGTACCTATTGATGAGCCAACAATGAACATGCAGTTCAGCATTAACAATTCTCCTTTCTTCGGTAAAGAAGGCAAGTTTGTTACTAGCCGACACATAAGGGATAGGCTAACAAAAGAATTGGAGAAGAACCTAGCATTAAAAGTTGTTGATACAGATGATGCTGATAAATTCTTGGTATATGGTCGTGGTATCATGCACTTAAGTGTATTGGTAGAAACTATGCGTCGTGAAGGCTATGAGCTGACCGTGGGACAACCTCAGGTTATTACCAAAGAAATTGATGGTGTAAAATGTGAACCATATGAAACACTTGTAGTAGATGTTCCTGCAGAATATAGTGGAAAGGTGATAGACCTAGTTACGCAAAGAAAAGGTGAGATGTTGATCATGGAAACAAAAGGTGAAATGCAACACCTTGAGTTTGAAATACCTGCTCGTGGTATGATAGGTCTACGTTCTCAAATGTTAACAGGTACGGCTGGAGAGGCTGTAATGGCGCACCGTTTCAATGATTACAAGCCTTGGAAAGGACCTATCCCTGGACGTAATAATGGCGTATTGATCTCTAAATTTACAGGTACGGTAACACCTTATTCTTTAGATAAGCTTCAAGACAGAGGAAATTTCTTTGTAGACCCTACTGAAGAAGTATATGGAGGAATGATAGTGGCAGAAAACATCAAACCTGGAGATTTGAATGTGAATGTAGTAGAAAACAAGAAGTTAACTAACCACCGTGCAAGCGGTAGTGATGATGCCAATAAAATAGCTCCTAAAATAGAAATGAGTTTGGAAGAATGTATGGAGTATATTCAACAAGATGAGTGTATCGAGGTTACTCCTCAAAACATTCGTTTGAGAAAAATAATGTTGAATGAAGAAGATAGAAAGAAGTATCAGAAAATGCTATCGTCTCAAGCGTAA
- the apaG gene encoding Co2+/Mg2+ efflux protein ApaG, which translates to MVRQVTAGVSVSVETFYQEEQSNPVQFEYLFAYRITIENQTSTPIQLKTRHWHIVESSGIRREVKGEGVVGEQPIIEPGAYYQYISAASLRADIGKMYGTYLMEDLYTKKEFSVDIPEFKLIPPFKMN; encoded by the coding sequence ATGGTAAGGCAGGTAACAGCAGGAGTTAGCGTATCAGTAGAAACGTTTTATCAGGAAGAGCAGTCAAACCCTGTACAGTTTGAATATTTATTCGCATATAGGATAACTATTGAAAACCAAACCAGCACGCCGATACAACTAAAGACCAGACATTGGCATATTGTAGAAAGTAGCGGGATAAGAAGAGAAGTGAAAGGAGAAGGAGTTGTTGGTGAACAGCCTATAATAGAGCCGGGAGCATATTACCAGTATATATCGGCAGCAAGCCTGAGGGCTGATATTGGTAAAATGTATGGTACTTATTTGATGGAAGACCTATATACAAAAAAAGAATTCTCAGTTGATATTCCTGAGTTTAAGTTGATTCCTCCTTTTAAGATGAATTAG
- a CDS encoding regulatory protein RecX: MGCKTDEVEELISEMIQADVLNEERYAKAIAGGKFRMNKWGKKKILYLLQQNQISEYCIKKALKEIDDHEYYTTILNLIEKKLPDYKSRSEYITKNKLIKYLLGKGFEYNLIQQAINETLN; this comes from the coding sequence ATGGGCTGTAAAACAGATGAGGTTGAAGAACTAATATCTGAAATGATACAGGCAGATGTGTTAAATGAAGAACGTTATGCAAAAGCTATAGCTGGTGGCAAGTTTAGAATGAATAAATGGGGCAAAAAAAAGATACTCTACTTACTACAGCAGAATCAAATATCAGAATATTGTATCAAGAAGGCGCTCAAGGAAATAGATGATCATGAGTACTATACTACCATCCTAAACCTGATAGAGAAGAAACTACCGGATTACAAAAGTAGAAGTGAGTATATTACGAAGAATAAATTGATTAAGTATCTGCTAGGGAAAGGTTTTGAGTACAATTTGATACAGCAGGCTATTAACGAAACATTAAACTAG
- a CDS encoding PA domain-containing protein yields MKKLNFFKLLTASILSLSTLSVSAQNMDHFETNWYADYVGARIAITTPQNIAGALAYDIANDGSGGTNEWGGAVTTAMNNIDVVKAVPYEACVPLTNGTQVNGKIALIQRGNCEFGAKALRAQQAGAVAVVIVNNVPGGPVGMGAGAQGASVTIPVIMISDVDGAAIDAALASATVKMSLSSWASGAKNDIAILDGGITQWHAQSIPLSQIKTGTGTPGTYEGITGAVIGNFGTNPATNIKVKSTVTFTPTGGSATVVKVDSVLYPGPFNPGDSIISPMSKTSYSLGNVSGTGKFNVSYEVTSDSTDELPGDNSTSYSFDVTNNNFSKGRYNYQTGLPTSNIGFAFATSVDFMWGPLYYINKGNYSLDAVQFGLSKTGGGSMSTQGTVNILVWKWVDGSNSQALDGIIVSGECTLVGAGGKTYGGADTSGQFFTVPIGDANNANNPVVLDDNSWYWVTVSVPINTFLLCDGVVNYFPRTFARAYKSADTAVESYSPVYNGTDATFTSSATEFPNMFPFDRFNRPVDSVRFSQQKNGSVPSVPLFLSPFTVDVKNVNNPNPIAIDIYPNPVTDIMNVSVELDKQANNLHYSVLDASGRRILEHNESSVKSSKYSINTESLPAGNYFLTINADDKVTVKKFSVIK; encoded by the coding sequence ATGAAAAAACTCAACTTTTTCAAATTATTAACGGCGTCAATATTATCATTATCGACGTTATCTGTCTCTGCCCAGAATATGGACCATTTTGAGACAAACTGGTACGCTGATTATGTAGGCGCACGTATTGCAATAACTACACCGCAAAACATAGCAGGTGCTCTTGCTTATGACATAGCTAACGATGGTAGTGGTGGTACAAATGAGTGGGGAGGCGCAGTTACTACAGCAATGAACAATATTGATGTAGTAAAAGCAGTACCATATGAAGCATGTGTACCTCTTACAAATGGTACGCAAGTAAATGGTAAAATTGCTCTTATTCAGCGTGGTAATTGTGAGTTTGGCGCTAAGGCTTTACGTGCACAACAAGCTGGTGCTGTGGCAGTTGTGATTGTAAATAATGTTCCCGGTGGCCCAGTAGGTATGGGAGCTGGTGCTCAAGGTGCAAGTGTAACTATTCCTGTAATAATGATATCCGATGTTGATGGCGCAGCTATTGATGCTGCTTTAGCTAGTGCAACAGTAAAAATGTCATTAAGTAGTTGGGCTAGTGGTGCTAAAAACGATATTGCTATACTAGATGGTGGTATTACTCAATGGCACGCTCAGTCTATTCCGCTTAGCCAAATTAAAACAGGTACAGGTACACCTGGTACATACGAAGGTATTACTGGTGCAGTAATAGGAAACTTTGGTACTAATCCTGCAACAAATATTAAAGTAAAATCTACTGTGACTTTCACGCCTACAGGTGGCTCTGCTACTGTTGTTAAAGTAGATTCAGTATTATATCCTGGTCCATTCAATCCTGGAGATTCTATAATTTCTCCAATGAGTAAAACATCATATAGCCTTGGTAATGTGAGCGGTACTGGTAAGTTCAATGTTAGCTATGAAGTAACAAGTGATAGTACTGATGAATTACCTGGTGACAACTCTACAAGTTATTCTTTTGATGTAACTAATAATAATTTCTCAAAAGGTAGATACAATTATCAAACAGGCTTACCAACTTCAAATATTGGTTTCGCTTTTGCTACTTCTGTAGACTTTATGTGGGGACCATTATACTATATTAATAAGGGTAATTATAGTTTAGATGCCGTTCAGTTTGGATTAAGTAAAACAGGAGGAGGTAGTATGAGTACTCAAGGTACTGTAAACATACTAGTATGGAAATGGGTAGATGGTAGTAACAGTCAAGCATTGGATGGTATTATCGTAAGCGGAGAGTGTACTTTAGTAGGTGCTGGTGGTAAGACATATGGTGGTGCTGATACAAGCGGTCAATTCTTTACCGTTCCAATCGGTGACGCAAACAATGCAAATAACCCTGTAGTATTAGATGATAATTCTTGGTACTGGGTAACTGTAAGTGTGCCTATCAATACATTCTTACTATGTGATGGTGTTGTAAACTACTTCCCTAGAACGTTTGCAAGAGCATATAAATCTGCTGATACTGCAGTAGAATCTTATAGCCCAGTATACAATGGTACTGACGCTACATTTACTTCTTCTGCAACCGAGTTCCCTAATATGTTCCCTTTTGATAGATTCAACAGACCTGTTGATTCTGTAAGGTTCTCTCAGCAAAAGAATGGTTCAGTACCTTCTGTTCCGTTATTCTTATCTCCATTCACTGTAGATGTTAAGAATGTAAACAATCCTAACCCAATTGCTATAGATATCTATCCTAACCCAGTTACAGATATAATGAATGTATCTGTAGAATTGGATAAACAAGCCAATAATCTACATTATTCAGTATTAGATGCTAGTGGTAGAAGAATTCTAGAGCATAACGAAAGCTCTGTTAAGAGTAGTAAATACTCTATTAATACAGAAAGCCTTCCTGCTGGAAACTATTTCTTAACTATTAATGCCGATGACAAGGTTACGGTTAAGAAGTTTAGTGTTATAAAATAG
- a CDS encoding YciI family protein → MRYFIFLLSITILSCNSESSDSTRNNQEALAANEFKDGEYTMKQYYFVMLKKGENRDENIDTAIVNELQRKHLANIDRLADEGKIIVAGPFGDDGDWRGIFIFNCDKQEEVEGLLNTDPMVAAKWLSYEIHPWWTAKNEVFK, encoded by the coding sequence ATGAGATATTTTATATTTCTATTATCAATAACTATATTAAGTTGTAATTCAGAGAGTTCTGACAGTACGAGGAACAATCAAGAGGCTTTAGCTGCTAATGAGTTTAAAGATGGGGAGTACACTATGAAGCAATACTATTTTGTAATGCTTAAAAAAGGAGAGAATAGAGATGAAAATATAGACACAGCAATAGTGAATGAACTACAAAGAAAACACCTTGCCAATATAGACAGGCTGGCAGATGAGGGAAAAATTATTGTAGCAGGACCATTTGGTGATGATGGTGACTGGAGAGGTATCTTTATTTTCAACTGTGATAAACAAGAAGAAGTAGAAGGGCTATTAAATACTGACCCTATGGTCGCTGCTAAATGGCTGAGCTACGAGATACACCCTTGGTGGACGGCTAAGAATGAGGTGTTTAAGTAA
- a CDS encoding peptidylprolyl isomerase translates to MSVIQNIRTKYAKLAGFVIAFALVAFILMDALSSRVGSIFGNDSNVAKVNGHKIEYKDYSQRSSDYDILYGYSSQGKTLDDNARAQLNQQALSDLINETLIKEEAEQLGLQTTKDEAKDLIYGANPDPAVRNYAPFRNPETNMFDPQYVRAFEEQVDQYDPTGKARQQWEILKAYVIRNNIVQKYNALLVNSLYVPNFVVERQVQNQGQKASIDYVNVAYANVADDKVEVTDADMEAYMKEHKKIYATEADSRSIEYVSFDVLPTAADTAAAKLPLVQLADEFRNTNDAETFVNRNSDAAYNAGFVMKKDYMSLYTDSIMSLPVGGVFGPYLENSEYKLTKVLDRKTYPDTVVCRHILIKTAQGNNLILPDSIAERKIDSAIAAIKGGAKFEDLVQSVSEDEGSKATNGEYTFDFQQKANISKEFGDFIFEDGKPGQSKKVKVQNGSYSGYHYIEIIKQKNFLPAAKLATITKGLFASDETENNVYAEASNFAGTKNTAAAFDEATQNSLNKRVAEEVKVNDFIVSGLGSAREVIRWMYSAKVGDVSSVFSLKGRYVVAKLKSVNKKGQVMLTQSNRPELEDIVRKKKKKDILIEQFNGKNSLEQVAATANTQVSSADSFSAATSFIPELGFEPKVSGYAFNKGFNKGTLSAAIPGQNGLFYITLKDRFTQESTVDSNMVNRQKVMIQNQLKNGVSSRLADVLKESADIEYNANNL, encoded by the coding sequence ATGTCTGTAATACAGAATATCAGAACCAAATATGCAAAGCTTGCGGGCTTTGTAATTGCATTCGCCCTAGTAGCATTTATATTAATGGATGCTTTGAGTAGTCGTGTTGGAAGTATTTTCGGAAACGATAGTAACGTAGCAAAAGTTAATGGTCATAAAATAGAATATAAAGACTATTCACAAAGGTCAAGTGACTATGATATATTATACGGCTACAGTTCTCAAGGTAAAACCCTTGACGATAACGCTCGTGCACAACTTAATCAACAAGCACTATCTGACTTGATCAATGAAACATTAATTAAGGAAGAAGCCGAGCAACTAGGTTTACAAACTACAAAAGATGAAGCTAAAGATTTAATATATGGTGCTAACCCTGATCCTGCAGTAAGAAACTACGCGCCATTTAGAAATCCGGAAACAAATATGTTTGACCCACAATATGTGAGAGCTTTTGAAGAACAAGTAGATCAGTATGATCCAACTGGCAAGGCAAGACAACAGTGGGAAATTCTTAAAGCATATGTTATCAGAAACAACATTGTGCAGAAATACAATGCACTTTTGGTTAATAGTTTATATGTACCAAATTTTGTTGTAGAAAGACAAGTTCAAAATCAAGGACAAAAAGCAAGTATTGATTATGTAAATGTAGCTTATGCAAATGTTGCAGATGATAAAGTAGAAGTAACTGATGCAGATATGGAAGCGTACATGAAAGAACATAAAAAAATATATGCAACTGAAGCTGATAGCAGAAGTATAGAATATGTTTCTTTTGATGTTTTACCAACAGCTGCCGATACTGCTGCTGCAAAATTGCCATTGGTACAATTAGCAGACGAGTTTAGAAATACAAATGATGCTGAAACATTTGTAAACAGAAATTCTGATGCTGCTTACAATGCTGGTTTTGTAATGAAGAAAGACTACATGTCTTTATATACTGACTCTATTATGAGTCTTCCTGTAGGTGGTGTTTTTGGTCCGTACTTAGAAAACAGTGAATACAAGTTGACAAAAGTATTGGATAGAAAAACATATCCTGATACAGTTGTATGTAGACATATATTAATTAAAACAGCTCAAGGAAACAACTTAATACTACCTGATAGCATCGCTGAAAGAAAAATTGATAGTGCTATAGCTGCTATAAAAGGCGGTGCAAAATTTGAAGATCTAGTACAGTCTGTATCAGAAGACGAAGGAAGTAAAGCTACTAATGGAGAATATACTTTCGACTTCCAACAAAAAGCGAATATTTCTAAAGAGTTTGGCGACTTCATCTTCGAAGACGGAAAACCTGGTCAATCTAAAAAAGTAAAAGTTCAGAATGGATCTTATAGTGGCTATCACTATATAGAGATAATTAAGCAAAAGAACTTCTTACCAGCAGCTAAATTAGCTACAATAACTAAAGGTCTTTTTGCAAGCGATGAAACTGAAAATAATGTTTACGCTGAGGCTTCAAATTTTGCAGGTACTAAAAACACTGCTGCTGCTTTTGATGAAGCTACACAGAATAGTCTTAACAAAAGAGTTGCTGAAGAAGTTAAGGTGAATGACTTTATTGTTTCAGGTTTAGGTTCTGCAAGAGAAGTTATCAGATGGATGTACAGTGCTAAAGTTGGCGATGTATCTTCAGTATTTTCTCTTAAAGGTCGTTATGTAGTTGCAAAACTAAAATCTGTTAATAAGAAAGGTCAAGTAATGTTGACTCAATCTAACAGACCAGAACTAGAAGATATTGTTAGAAAGAAAAAGAAGAAAGATATATTAATAGAGCAGTTTAACGGGAAGAACTCTCTTGAGCAAGTAGCAGCTACTGCAAATACTCAGGTTTCAAGTGCTGATTCTTTTTCTGCAGCTACATCTTTTATCCCTGAGCTAGGTTTCGAACCAAAAGTATCTGGTTATGCATTCAACAAAGGGTTCAATAAAGGAACATTGTCTGCTGCAATTCCGGGACAAAACGG
- the mnmG gene encoding tRNA uridine-5-carboxymethylaminomethyl(34) synthesis enzyme MnmG yields MFQEYDVIVVGAGHAGCEAAAAAANMGSKVLLITMNMQTIAQMSCNPAMGGIAKGQIVREIDALGGYSGIVSDKSMIQFRMLNKSKGPGMWSPRTQNDRMVFATLWREMLENTPNLDFWQDMVKELIVSRGTVKGVKTGMGQEIYAKSVVLTNGTFLNGVIHVGEKQFGGGRMGEKGATGLTEQLVSLGFESDRLKTGTPPRIDGRSLDYSRMEVQEGDKEIVGFSYQKTDIIAPEQQRCCWISYTSPEVHDLLKEGFGQSPMYKGRIKGSGPRYCPSIEDKISRFADRDRHQLFVEPEGWNTHEIYVNGFSTSLPEEVQFNALRKVPGFENCKFFRPGYAIEYDYFPPTQLSFTLETKLIKGLFFAGQINGTTGYEEAACQGLMAGINAHNHVKDKEPVILKRSDAYIGVLIDDLINKGTDEPYRMFTSRAEFRTLLRQDNADMRLTPLGHSLGIASDERKNDLDRKIQNVERIKDVLAQFHVEPSTINSYLSSIASAELKEKTKAGKILLRPGVSLANLCEAISGLKDAFGDVTALELEQAEIQLKYETYIEKEKEMVLKMNSLEDLIIPQGFDYHKLTALSMEARQKLTNIKPGTLGQASRISGVNPSDIQILMVFMGR; encoded by the coding sequence ATGTTTCAAGAATATGATGTAATAGTAGTAGGCGCAGGCCATGCAGGTTGTGAGGCTGCTGCTGCTGCTGCAAATATGGGATCAAAGGTTCTATTGATCACTATGAATATGCAGACTATAGCCCAAATGAGTTGTAATCCGGCAATGGGGGGAATAGCTAAAGGACAGATTGTGAGGGAGATAGATGCTTTAGGGGGTTACAGTGGAATAGTAAGCGATAAGAGCATGATACAGTTCCGCATGCTTAACAAGTCAAAAGGTCCTGGTATGTGGAGCCCCAGAACTCAGAACGACCGCATGGTATTTGCCACACTATGGAGGGAAATGCTTGAAAACACTCCTAACCTGGACTTTTGGCAGGATATGGTGAAAGAACTTATTGTTTCACGTGGAACAGTGAAAGGGGTTAAGACTGGTATGGGGCAAGAAATCTATGCTAAAAGTGTAGTATTAACCAACGGAACCTTTTTGAACGGAGTAATACATGTAGGCGAGAAACAATTTGGTGGTGGTAGAATGGGAGAAAAGGGTGCCACTGGGTTAACAGAGCAACTTGTATCACTTGGTTTTGAAAGCGATAGACTAAAGACTGGCACTCCGCCAAGAATAGACGGGCGTAGTTTAGACTATTCTAGAATGGAAGTACAGGAGGGAGATAAAGAAATTGTAGGTTTTTCTTATCAAAAGACAGATATTATAGCTCCCGAACAACAGCGTTGTTGTTGGATTAGCTATACTAGTCCTGAAGTACATGACCTTTTAAAAGAAGGTTTTGGCCAGTCTCCTATGTATAAAGGCCGTATAAAAGGTAGCGGCCCAAGATACTGCCCTAGTATTGAGGATAAAATAAGCAGATTTGCAGACAGAGATAGACACCAACTATTTGTTGAGCCTGAAGGGTGGAATACTCACGAGATATATGTAAACGGTTTTAGTACCTCCTTGCCTGAAGAAGTTCAGTTCAATGCACTTAGGAAAGTACCGGGATTTGAGAACTGTAAGTTTTTCAGGCCAGGTTATGCTATTGAGTACGATTATTTCCCACCTACACAGCTTAGTTTTACCCTTGAGACTAAGCTTATTAAGGGTCTTTTCTTTGCAGGGCAAATAAATGGTACTACTGGATATGAAGAAGCTGCCTGCCAAGGACTTATGGCTGGTATAAACGCTCATAACCATGTGAAAGATAAAGAACCCGTTATTCTTAAGAGAAGTGATGCTTATATTGGCGTACTTATAGACGACCTTATTAATAAAGGTACAGATGAACCATATCGTATGTTTACAAGTAGGGCTGAGTTTAGGACATTGCTTAGACAAGATAATGCTGACATGAGACTTACCCCTTTAGGGCATAGTTTGGGTATAGCTAGCGACGAAAGAAAGAACGATCTTGATAGGAAGATACAGAACGTTGAAAGAATAAAGGATGTTTTAGCACAGTTCCACGTGGAACCTTCTACTATAAATAGCTATTTGTCTAGCATAGCATCGGCAGAGCTAAAAGAAAAAACAAAAGCAGGTAAGATATTATTAAGGCCAGGAGTTAGTTTAGCTAATCTTTGTGAAGCAATATCAGGGCTTAAAGATGCTTTCGGAGATGTAACAGCATTAGAGTTGGAGCAGGCGGAGATACAATTAAAGTATGAAACCTATATAGAAAAGGAGAAAGAGATGGTGCTAAAAATGAATTCATTGGAGGATTTGATAATTCCACAAGGATTTGATTACCATAAACTTACGGCCTTGTCTATGGAAGCAAGACAGAAGTTGACCAATATAAAACCAGGTACATTGGGACAGGCTAGTAGAATAAGTGGTGTGAACCCAAGTGATATCCAAATTCTAATGGTTTTTATGGGTAGATAG